tttttattattacaatgtatatttcttcctgttataatattcttttagaataatcattttttgttcaattatattcttcatataattactattatcataattctcattatcatttatcattgcattttttatattttcatattgGCTTGATAATATCTCTTGTTCATCC
The sequence above is drawn from the Plasmodium reichenowi strain SY57 chromosome Unknown, whole genome shotgun sequence genome and encodes:
- a CDS encoding surface-associated interspersed protein 8.2 (SURFIN 8.2) codes for the protein KKEKHIMENDDENIYKMEKGNNFINMNELELHKEFDNNNKVKLKELHTEFHKDEQEILSSQYENIKNAMINDNENYDNSNYMKNIIEQKMIILKEYYNRKKYTL